From a region of the Campylobacter anatolicus genome:
- a CDS encoding thioredoxin domain-containing protein has protein sequence MKIPFFTKTFKALLISTLISTSAFSFTQGVDYDILPTRIDVPTPSLTKVFNYSCVYCYRFDKSVTQKLMSKLEGVKFIPMHLDSKGKFGETTSKILASMLALDEKNGIDVFNDKSKFKQAKFTIYKSTHDKKEELSKDVFIAMALKGAKISQSEYEDALNLPRTQQILSEWANAYDIAKIQGIPAFVVNGKYIININTPQLSIDSMAELVKFLLER, from the coding sequence ATGAAAATACCATTTTTTACTAAAACTTTTAAGGCTTTACTTATAAGCACATTGATATCTACAAGTGCGTTTTCATTTACCCAAGGTGTTGATTATGATATTTTGCCGACACGCATAGACGTACCAACGCCATCTTTAACAAAAGTTTTTAACTACTCTTGCGTGTATTGTTACCGCTTTGACAAGAGTGTTACGCAAAAACTTATGAGTAAGCTTGAAGGGGTAAAATTTATCCCTATGCATCTTGATAGCAAGGGTAAATTTGGTGAAACGACGAGTAAAATTTTAGCCTCTATGTTAGCTTTAGATGAAAAAAATGGCATTGATGTTTTTAACGATAAATCAAAATTTAAACAAGCAAAATTTACAATCTATAAATCAACTCACGACAAGAAAGAGGAGTTAAGCAAAGATGTATTTATCGCGATGGCTCTAAAAGGTGCAAAAATCAGTCAAAGCGAGTATGAAGACGCTCTAAATTTACCACGTACGCAACAAATTTTAAGCGAATGGGCAAATGCTTACGATATCGCAAAAATTCAAGGCATTCCGGCATTTGTCGTAAATGGAAAATATATAATCAATATCAATACGCCACAACTATCGATCGATAGCATGGCTGAGCTTGTAAAATTTCTTTTGGAGAGATAA
- a CDS encoding molybdopterin-dependent oxidoreductase, whose amino-acid sequence MKRREFLKGVATVGAMSASSTNAIDIVSDGLMNDESAKMTSSHFGALRGLAKNGRFEGALDAPELDFFPVSLTQGIVARTYDTTRIAKPSVRKGYLKDGYKSDKSMRGKDEWVEISWDEAYDLVANELKRVYKEYGASSVYGGSYGWFCVGSLNNPQALLGRMLNIIGGYTTRTLTYSTHAIRAITPYVTGTDESGALQTAWPVILKNTEVVVIWGADPINTNQIAWGVPDHESYIYFKKLKEQMKKRGVKVIVIDPVYNNTSNYLDAQHIYINPTTDVPLMMAICYEMLKSGVADEKFLKKYTSGAEEFKAYLLGKGEDKVVKDAKWASKISGVNEKDIKDLATLFGSKRTMLMCGWGPQRAHHGEQFHWMATVLASFIGQIGLPGGGYGFAYHYSDGGCPSPAAPTGNALSANLNGSQGATTSNSAAFPGLGSMSVIPSMDGEWKSRENIAIPVSRIVDCINNPGKEIEFNCKTLTYPEIKMAYWAGGNPYHHHPSTNEMAKAFAKLDTFIVQDCFWTASARMADIVLPASTEQERNDITKSHTNKFIIAMHKIAEPYGEAKSDYEIFSNILKRFDETKFNAFTEGRDEMEWVKHFYESSKKKADASKIKMPTFDEFWKKGYAKFEIPESAKEYIKMADFRKNPIVNRLGTPSGKIEIVSKKIAKANYDDCKSHPTWIEPMEWLGSEKVSKYPLNLVSPHPKYRLHSQLNNTWLRNLEEVKGREPVWIHPDDAKARNLASGDVVKIYNDRGETLAGVIVTKNVKKGVVRMQEGGWWDPTDGNSGICIHGNVNVLIPNEPTSKLACGNQATALVQIEKFDGELPMIKVFSQPKFSKKA is encoded by the coding sequence ATGAAAAGACGGGAATTTTTAAAAGGTGTAGCCACAGTAGGTGCTATGAGTGCGAGTAGTACTAATGCTATTGATATAGTGAGCGATGGACTTATGAATGACGAAAGTGCTAAGATGACCAGCTCACACTTTGGTGCATTAAGAGGACTTGCTAAAAATGGCAGATTTGAAGGTGCATTAGATGCTCCTGAGCTTGACTTCTTCCCTGTTAGCCTTACTCAGGGCATAGTTGCGAGAACCTATGATACAACACGTATTGCAAAACCAAGCGTTCGTAAAGGCTATCTAAAAGATGGCTATAAAAGCGATAAAAGTATGCGTGGCAAAGATGAGTGGGTAGAGATAAGCTGGGACGAAGCATATGATCTAGTCGCAAATGAGCTAAAACGTGTTTATAAAGAGTATGGTGCTAGTTCGGTTTATGGTGGTAGCTATGGCTGGTTTTGTGTCGGTAGCTTAAATAACCCTCAAGCCCTGCTTGGTAGGATGTTAAATATCATCGGAGGCTATACAACTAGGACACTAACATACTCAACTCACGCTATACGTGCTATCACGCCTTATGTAACAGGCACAGATGAGTCAGGTGCTTTACAAACTGCGTGGCCAGTGATACTTAAAAATACAGAAGTTGTTGTTATATGGGGTGCCGATCCGATAAATACAAACCAGATTGCTTGGGGTGTACCTGATCACGAGAGCTATATATATTTTAAAAAGCTCAAAGAACAAATGAAAAAGCGTGGCGTAAAAGTCATCGTCATTGACCCAGTTTATAACAATACATCAAACTACCTAGATGCACAACATATCTATATCAATCCAACCACTGATGTACCTTTGATGATGGCGATATGCTATGAGATGTTAAAAAGTGGCGTGGCTGATGAGAAATTTTTAAAAAAATATACAAGTGGAGCGGAAGAATTTAAAGCGTATTTACTCGGTAAAGGCGAAGATAAAGTCGTAAAAGATGCAAAATGGGCAAGTAAAATTTCAGGCGTAAACGAAAAAGATATAAAAGATCTTGCCACCTTATTTGGCTCAAAACGCACTATGCTAATGTGTGGCTGGGGACCTCAACGTGCTCACCACGGAGAGCAGTTTCACTGGATGGCGACCGTTTTGGCCTCATTTATAGGACAGATCGGTTTACCGGGTGGTGGATATGGCTTTGCTTATCACTACTCAGATGGTGGTTGCCCTTCCCCTGCAGCACCGACTGGTAATGCTCTAAGTGCAAATTTAAATGGCTCACAAGGTGCAACTACTTCAAACTCAGCAGCATTTCCAGGGCTTGGTAGTATGAGCGTTATTCCAAGTATGGATGGCGAGTGGAAAAGTCGTGAAAATATCGCTATACCAGTCTCTCGCATAGTTGATTGCATCAATAATCCAGGTAAGGAGATAGAGTTTAACTGCAAAACATTAACCTATCCTGAGATAAAAATGGCCTACTGGGCTGGTGGCAATCCATATCACCACCATCCAAGCACAAACGAGATGGCTAAGGCTTTTGCAAAACTTGATACATTCATCGTTCAAGACTGTTTTTGGACAGCGAGTGCAAGAATGGCAGACATTGTATTACCCGCTTCAACCGAACAAGAGAGAAATGATATAACCAAATCTCACACAAATAAATTTATAATAGCAATGCATAAAATCGCAGAGCCTTACGGAGAGGCAAAAAGCGATTATGAAATTTTCTCAAATATATTAAAACGTTTTGACGAAACTAAGTTTAACGCATTTACTGAGGGTCGTGATGAAATGGAGTGGGTTAAACATTTTTACGAAAGTTCAAAGAAAAAAGCAGACGCTTCAAAGATAAAAATGCCAACTTTTGACGAATTTTGGAAAAAAGGGTATGCCAAATTTGAGATACCAGAGTCAGCAAAAGAGTATATAAAAATGGCTGATTTTAGAAAAAATCCTATCGTAAATCGCCTTGGTACACCATCAGGTAAGATAGAGATTGTCTCTAAAAAGATAGCCAAAGCAAATTATGATGACTGCAAATCTCATCCAACTTGGATAGAGCCTATGGAGTGGCTAGGTAGCGAAAAAGTTAGCAAATATCCGTTAAATTTAGTTAGCCCACACCCAAAATATCGCCTTCACTCACAGTTAAATAACACTTGGCTACGAAACCTAGAAGAGGTAAAAGGCAGAGAGCCTGTTTGGATACATCCAGATGATGCAAAGGCTAGAAATTTAGCCAGTGGCGATGTAGTTAAAATTTATAACGACCGAGGTGAAACGTTAGCTGGTGTTATCGTAACTAAAAACGTAAAAAAGGGTGTCGTGCGTATGCAAGAAGGTGGCTGGTGGGATCCAACTGACGGAAACAGTGGTATTTGTATCCATGGCAATGTAAATGTTCTCATACCAAACGAACCGACATCAAAGCTCGCTTGTGGCAATCAAGCCACTGCACTCGTACAAATAGAGAAATTTGACGGTGAGCTTCCCATGATAAAGGTATTTTCACAGCCAAAATTTAGCAAAAAGGCATAA
- a CDS encoding branched-chain amino acid transaminase: protein MNAADFIWMDGKLVKWEDAKIHILTHSLHYANAVFEGTRAYPTDKGLAIFRLADHTKRLLKSAKMTVLNVKYTQEELEKAQIELLRANKFKNIVYIRPIIYVGYGVMGVSHIKAPINTAIAAWEWGAYLGEDGLDKGIKVKISSFTRSPVKAQMGKAKASSNYLNSQMANFEAQEAGYDEALLLDEEGFIAEGPGECFFIVQDGALITPPSDNALVSITQDTVIKLAYDLDIEVRRERITRDQAYTADEAFFTGTAAEVTPITNIDARIIGTGVCGEVTKRLQKAYFDVVYGRNPKYASMLTYI from the coding sequence ATGAATGCAGCAGATTTTATCTGGATGGATGGGAAGTTAGTAAAATGGGAAGATGCTAAGATTCATATTTTAACTCACTCGCTTCACTACGCAAATGCCGTATTTGAAGGTACTAGAGCGTATCCGACCGACAAAGGTTTGGCAATATTTAGACTGGCTGATCATACCAAGAGGTTATTAAAATCAGCCAAAATGACTGTCTTAAACGTCAAATATACACAAGAAGAATTAGAAAAAGCTCAAATAGAACTACTACGTGCAAATAAATTTAAAAATATCGTCTATATTCGCCCTATCATCTATGTAGGTTATGGTGTTATGGGTGTATCGCACATAAAAGCTCCTATAAATACAGCAATCGCGGCATGGGAGTGGGGTGCATACCTAGGTGAAGATGGACTTGATAAAGGCATAAAAGTAAAAATTTCAAGCTTTACACGAAGCCCTGTAAAGGCTCAAATGGGCAAAGCAAAAGCGAGTTCAAACTATCTAAATTCACAAATGGCAAATTTCGAAGCACAAGAGGCAGGATATGATGAAGCGTTGCTTTTAGATGAAGAGGGTTTTATAGCAGAAGGTCCTGGCGAGTGCTTTTTTATCGTGCAAGATGGTGCTCTTATCACGCCTCCAAGTGATAATGCACTAGTATCTATAACGCAAGACACAGTTATAAAACTAGCTTATGATCTTGATATAGAAGTTCGCCGTGAACGTATCACACGTGATCAAGCCTACACAGCTGATGAGGCATTTTTCACTGGCACGGCAGCCGAGGTAACGCCTATAACAAATATAGACGCTCGTATCATTGGCACTGGTGTGTGCGGAGAAGTAACAAAACGTCTACAAAAAGCATATTTTGACGTAGTTTATGGACGCAATCCAAAATATGCCTCAATGCTAACTTATATTTAA
- a CDS encoding DUF748 domain-containing protein — MNKNKKLALIISSVFISLTLIYTLFGFFGVPYILKNVVPDKLKDINVSLSIADVKFNPFKFELNITKSELNTTTPLFASDQLDVKLKPFSIFKKLINIDILRINEPRINISRDENATLNLAPFLSQSETNATDKPSSINFALNHTKIINGTFAYTDKSLKKPFHVNFSNINYEISDINTKLNSVGKHNFNSNSSLANKIDWQGGVDLLPLRIYGILNINDFNINPVAISFIDDVNLQIKNSIINTKINYKLTFDDNQTSITLKDSFLNLKDFDMSEGNTSIKLNELNMPDIKFDVNISENKNINLALSSINIKSPNIKSVADISLDEIKFNDINLNANIDKNSSIVLNAGLNSLDINQTSLSQNGINLANIKDINVSELNLNLIDQKIALNLNNISLANLSTNIGKNGKTAIQSVSIARPHLDIDKNISKFNIKAINIENIGATANKNKFANIKDMQIKNITFDLLKTALNIENIDINAPKFSSNLNNNGLNAINELGLSNSKNAKEKSKKSSNTKINQNSTNDFKFNIQNIAVNNADIELMHIFEKQKILHKLDHLNLKISNLSSDFNKAIDANLDMKTSQKLNLNTDAKIKLNPLNIEANVKLSSTNLPHYFSYAKNYLDAELTNGNLSINTKIKYTKDMTADGSTKLEDIELRDAKKHKIFTLKSLDIAKMNFAKNTISLDNVTLKSPFIKAHLDEERNFNLSSLVKSDENTQSTHSKTMQKNSKEQNEFKFSMKNFAIENATLDFSDASLFMPFATTITKLSGKLSDIDEKHITNGTFKGIVGKDGFAQITAKLMPYEPKKNTNIKLDFKNIDLVDVTPYSGQFAGYKIAKGKLNLNLLYEVINSKLNGKNFINFDTLTLGEKVDSKDAVNLPLSLAISILSDQDNQINIDLPVEGDLNDPDFKYGGVIWAAIKKLFADITLAPFRLIGSALGIDSSKLDSIDFLANSSELISSESAKIADFIKLTTAKPNMKLTITPTYANIDEIEMKNKKLDEKINADMGKTGKDYINSLKSLVPNEKNEDEEVLREVALRDILLSQDNLIALANDRAKVVVDALIKAGLTDDRITVKEPKNVEAKQDTYVGILMGVGN; from the coding sequence ATGAATAAAAATAAAAAACTCGCTCTAATAATCTCATCAGTTTTCATCTCGCTCACACTTATTTATACACTTTTTGGCTTTTTTGGTGTACCTTATATCCTTAAAAATGTTGTGCCAGATAAATTAAAAGATATAAATGTAAGCCTTAGCATTGCAGATGTGAAATTTAACCCTTTTAAATTCGAGCTAAACATAACAAAATCTGAACTAAATACAACTACTCCGCTATTTGCCAGCGATCAGCTCGATGTTAAACTAAAACCATTTTCGATATTTAAAAAACTAATTAATATCGATATTTTACGTATAAATGAGCCACGCATAAATATAAGTCGCGATGAAAATGCTACGTTAAATTTAGCTCCATTTTTAAGCCAAAGCGAGACAAATGCAACTGATAAACCAAGCTCTATAAATTTTGCACTAAACCACACTAAAATAATAAACGGAACATTTGCTTACACAGACAAGAGTCTTAAAAAGCCATTTCACGTCAATTTTAGTAATATAAATTATGAAATTTCAGACATAAACACTAAGCTAAATAGCGTAGGCAAACACAACTTTAACTCAAACTCAAGTTTAGCAAACAAGATTGATTGGCAGGGTGGAGTGGATCTCTTACCACTACGAATTTATGGTATTTTAAACATAAATGACTTTAACATTAACCCAGTTGCGATAAGCTTTATCGATGATGTAAATTTACAGATAAAAAATAGCATAATCAACACAAAAATCAACTACAAACTAACATTTGATGATAATCAAACTAGCATTACGTTAAAAGATAGCTTTTTAAATTTAAAAGATTTTGATATGAGCGAAGGAAATACAAGCATAAAGTTAAACGAGCTTAATATGCCAGATATCAAATTTGATGTAAATATAAGTGAAAATAAAAACATAAATCTCGCACTTAGTAGCATAAATATTAAATCACCAAATATAAAAAGCGTAGCAGATATAAGCTTAGACGAGATAAAATTTAACGATATAAACTTAAATGCAAATATCGATAAAAATAGCTCTATCGTGTTAAATGCAGGGCTAAATTCACTCGATATAAATCAAACTTCTCTGAGCCAAAATGGAATAAATTTAGCAAACATTAAAGATATAAATGTAAGCGAACTTAATCTAAATTTAATAGATCAAAAAATAGCACTAAATTTAAATAATATAAGTCTTGCTAATTTGAGTACAAACATCGGTAAAAACGGTAAAACAGCAATACAAAGCGTATCAATAGCTAGACCACATCTTGATATAGATAAAAATATCAGCAAATTTAATATAAAAGCTATAAATATCGAAAATATCGGTGCTACTGCGAATAAAAATAAATTTGCCAATATCAAAGATATGCAAATAAAAAATATCACTTTTGACCTACTTAAAACTGCTCTAAATATAGAAAATATCGATATAAATGCACCAAAATTTAGCTCAAATCTAAATAATAATGGACTTAATGCGATAAACGAGCTTGGATTAAGTAATAGTAAAAATGCAAAAGAGAAAAGTAAAAAATCAAGCAATACAAAAATCAATCAAAACAGCACAAATGATTTTAAATTTAACATACAAAATATCGCTGTAAACAACGCTGATATCGAGCTTATGCATATATTTGAAAAGCAAAAAATACTACACAAACTAGATCATTTAAATTTAAAAATATCAAATTTAAGTTCTGACTTTAACAAGGCGATAGATGCAAATTTAGATATGAAAACCTCACAAAAGCTAAACTTAAATACAGACGCTAAAATAAAATTAAACCCGCTAAATATCGAAGCAAATGTAAAGCTTAGTAGCACAAATTTACCACACTATTTTAGCTATGCCAAAAATTATTTAGATGCTGAACTTACCAATGGCAATTTAAGTATCAATACAAAGATAAAATATACTAAGGATATGACTGCCGATGGTAGTACAAAGCTCGAAGATATCGAATTAAGAGATGCAAAAAAACATAAAATTTTCACACTTAAAAGCCTTGATATAGCTAAGATGAATTTTGCTAAAAATACTATATCTCTTGATAATGTAACACTAAAATCACCATTTATAAAAGCTCATCTAGACGAAGAGAGAAACTTCAATCTTTCATCTCTCGTAAAAAGCGATGAAAACACGCAATCAACACATTCAAAAACGATGCAAAAAAATAGTAAAGAACAAAATGAGTTTAAATTTAGTATGAAAAATTTCGCGATAGAAAATGCTACACTTGACTTCTCTGACGCATCGCTTTTTATGCCATTTGCCACAACCATCACAAAGCTAAGCGGAAAGCTCTCTGATATCGATGAAAAGCATATCACAAACGGTACTTTTAAAGGTATCGTGGGTAAAGATGGCTTCGCTCAGATCACTGCAAAACTAATGCCATATGAGCCAAAGAAAAATACAAATATAAAGCTTGACTTCAAAAATATAGATCTAGTCGATGTAACACCGTATAGTGGGCAGTTTGCTGGATATAAGATAGCAAAGGGGAAGCTAAATTTAAACCTATTATATGAAGTAATAAACTCCAAACTAAATGGTAAAAATTTTATAAATTTTGATACTCTGACGCTAGGTGAAAAGGTTGATAGCAAAGACGCGGTAAACCTACCGCTGTCACTTGCGATATCTATATTAAGCGATCAGGATAATCAAATAAATATAGATCTGCCAGTTGAGGGTGATCTAAACGACCCTGACTTTAAATATGGTGGCGTTATATGGGCAGCTATAAAAAAGCTATTTGCCGATATAACATTGGCTCCATTTAGGCTGATTGGATCAGCACTTGGCATAGATAGCTCAAAGCTAGATAGTATCGACTTTTTGGCTAATAGTAGTGAGCTTATAAGCTCAGAAAGTGCGAAGATAGCAGACTTTATCAAGCTCACGACAGCAAAGCCAAATATGAAACTCACCATCACGCCAACATATGCAAACATCGATGAGATAGAGATGAAAAACAAAAAACTTGATGAAAAAATCAATGCAGACATGGGAAAAACTGGAAAAGATTATATAAACTCACTAAAATCGCTCGTTCCAAATGAAAAAAACGAAGATGAAGAAGTTTTAAGAGAAGTGGCATTAAGAGATATTTTGCTAAGCCAAGATAATCTTATAGCTCTAGCAAATGATAGAGCAAAAGTCGTTGTAGATGCACTCATAAAGGCTGGGTTGACAGATGATCGTATAACAGTTAAAGAGCCAAAAAATGTGGAAGCAAAGCAAGATACCTACGTTGGAATTTTAATGGGTGTTGGCAACTAA
- a CDS encoding epoxyqueuosine reductase QueH, which yields MLVHICCSVDSHYFLRRLLDDFPDERLIGYFYDPNIHPYAEFVLRYEDVKRSCESLGVELICGDYDYEAWLDGTKGLENEPEKGKRCVYCFEFRMGNSAKMAKSLDETSITTTLLMSPKKDFAQLKNALDNTIKGTNLKAVAVDYRINGGTNAQFELAKKDKLYHQNYCGCIYGLLKQREAQNLPLYDLFSDVNGRVLPGSVQERLKLYKNVRECEIQGVKFHLSRKYFLNYRLLYGRVKFNDKVIPSYFVLYSNFKRQNVKLSVNEPSVICDELKDGVVLINLASFNEILRRVNGSESQKFKSIYELCKNPPSVESELNLRRELCGEFSQNPIIILDKICVGRYEINAKNVLYNDSHEILVVE from the coding sequence TTGTTAGTTCATATCTGCTGTTCAGTTGATAGTCACTACTTTTTACGTCGTTTATTAGATGATTTTCCAGATGAAAGGCTTATTGGTTATTTTTATGACCCAAATATCCATCCATATGCTGAGTTTGTACTACGTTATGAAGATGTAAAACGTTCTTGTGAGAGTCTTGGTGTAGAGCTTATATGTGGTGATTATGATTATGAAGCGTGGCTTGATGGCACAAAAGGACTTGAAAATGAGCCTGAAAAGGGCAAAAGATGTGTATATTGCTTTGAGTTTCGTATGGGGAACTCGGCTAAAATGGCTAAGAGTTTAGACGAAACTAGTATCACAACTACACTTTTAATGAGTCCTAAAAAAGATTTCGCTCAGCTTAAAAATGCACTTGATAACACGATAAAGGGAACAAATTTAAAAGCAGTTGCGGTTGATTACCGTATAAATGGTGGCACGAACGCTCAGTTTGAACTTGCTAAAAAAGACAAGCTCTATCATCAGAATTATTGTGGTTGCATTTATGGACTTTTAAAGCAACGAGAAGCTCAAAACTTGCCACTTTATGATCTCTTTAGCGATGTAAATGGGAGAGTGTTGCCAGGTAGTGTGCAAGAGCGACTTAAACTTTATAAAAATGTGCGAGAATGTGAGATACAAGGTGTGAAATTTCACCTTTCAAGAAAATACTTTTTGAACTATCGCTTACTTTATGGACGAGTGAAATTTAATGACAAAGTAATACCAAGCTACTTTGTGCTTTACTCAAATTTTAAGCGTCAAAATGTGAAGTTGAGTGTAAATGAGCCAAGCGTTATATGTGATGAGTTAAAAGATGGAGTAGTGCTTATAAATTTGGCTAGTTTTAACGAAATTTTAAGGCGAGTAAATGGCAGTGAGAGCCAGAAATTTAAAAGTATCTATGAGCTTTGTAAAAATCCGCCAAGCGTTGAGAGTGAGCTAAATTTGCGACGTGAGCTTTGTGGTGAATTTAGTCAAAATCCGATAATAATTCTTGATAAGATCTGTGTTGGCAGATACGAAATAAACGCCAAAAACGTGCTGTATAATGATAGCCACGAGATTTTAGTGGTGGAGTGA
- the bcp gene encoding thioredoxin-dependent thiol peroxidase: MSEFSKEDIERKVTLVAGDVAPSFELENQDGVKMSLKDFVGKNVVLYFYPKDNTPGCTTEACEFSTLYNEFIASDSVIVGVSPDSVKSHFGFMNKQGLKHILLSDPEREVAKLYGVWQVRKNYGKEYLGIVRTTFVIGKDGKILKVYKNVKAKDHAAKVLGELVK, translated from the coding sequence ATGAGCGAGTTTAGCAAAGAGGATATAGAGCGTAAAGTAACGCTTGTAGCAGGAGATGTAGCACCTAGTTTTGAGCTAGAAAATCAAGATGGCGTAAAAATGTCGTTAAAGGACTTTGTAGGTAAAAATGTCGTGCTTTACTTTTATCCAAAGGATAATACACCAGGCTGTACGACCGAGGCTTGTGAGTTTAGCACACTTTATAATGAGTTTATCGCTTCTGATAGCGTCATTGTAGGTGTTAGCCCTGATAGTGTCAAAAGCCACTTCGGATTTATGAATAAACAGGGTTTAAAACATATCTTATTAAGCGATCCTGAGCGTGAAGTAGCAAAGCTTTATGGCGTGTGGCAGGTGCGTAAAAACTATGGTAAAGAGTATCTTGGCATCGTGCGAACAACTTTTGTTATCGGCAAAGATGGAAAAATTTTAAAGGTATATAAAAACGTTAAGGCAAAAGATCACGCTGCTAAAGTTTTAGGAGAGCTTGTGAAATGA
- a CDS encoding phosphoethanolamine transferase: MIASLNSFFEAMRQKPLLNLFILTTLLMLIVDVFNGLYFYERIYLIIFRNFTVILVLNILIFHILFLIFGVKFKFVAYVYFVLIFLLCLVDIFLLKNFYTTINSVIIDALINTTKSEIYEFIQVYFDFKFCLFLVFLVIISYTILNFNVGGGAERDSKNKGIILASIYICATLWLVVDIAKKYISNEDFKTKVSKNTLIEFYLVASEYFFGDSYVSTINEIIKNYDLSKSQNSQITAKRDIKNIVFVIGESLNRDFMQIYGYKLNNTPNMYNLINSKNLIAFSDTVAPATATNPSLQRVLNFSSYERQIPWYQSLNMVDMFNIIGYETSWISNQEMSGAYASASYSTSKRCDNVFYVDYGSFYDPKNKFDENILSHIASIKKSSQNKSFYAIHLMGSHEKYDRRYPKEFDKFKAEDIDVSSLSQRQKQISAKYVNSVFYNDYIINEIYKIFKDDESLIIYFSDHGETLFKKGNIIGHGVINRFTLEIPLVFIASDKFKQNHADIWELLQRAKDKPFMTDDIIHLLADIVGVEPLEFDPQRSVLRDEFNSNRKRMFNGIDYDSVRKQVPYKQ, encoded by the coding sequence ATGATAGCTTCGTTAAATAGTTTTTTTGAAGCAATGAGACAAAAGCCACTATTAAATTTATTTATATTGACAACGCTTTTGATGTTGATAGTTGATGTCTTTAATGGATTATATTTTTATGAACGTATATATCTTATTATTTTTAGGAATTTTACAGTTATTTTAGTTTTAAATATCTTGATATTTCATATTTTGTTTTTAATATTTGGTGTAAAATTTAAATTTGTGGCTTATGTCTATTTTGTGTTGATATTTTTGCTATGTTTGGTTGATATATTTTTGTTAAAAAACTTCTATACGACCATTAATAGCGTTATTATAGACGCACTAATAAATACAACCAAGTCTGAAATTTATGAATTTATTCAGGTGTATTTTGATTTTAAATTCTGCCTATTTTTAGTTTTTTTAGTTATTATCTCGTATACAATTTTAAATTTTAATGTGGGGGGGGGGGCAGAAAGAGATAGTAAAAATAAAGGCATTATATTAGCAAGCATCTATATATGTGCTACGCTATGGCTAGTCGTAGATATAGCCAAAAAATACATATCAAACGAAGATTTTAAAACCAAAGTATCCAAAAATACGCTTATTGAGTTCTATCTAGTTGCAAGTGAGTACTTTTTTGGTGATAGTTATGTATCAACGATTAATGAGATAATAAAAAATTATGACTTATCAAAAAGCCAAAATTCGCAAATAACGGCCAAACGAGATATAAAAAATATAGTTTTTGTAATAGGAGAGAGCTTAAATAGGGACTTTATGCAAATTTATGGCTATAAACTAAATAATACGCCAAATATGTATAATTTGATAAATAGTAAAAATTTAATAGCCTTTAGTGACACTGTCGCACCAGCTACTGCGACTAATCCAAGCCTACAAAGAGTATTAAATTTTAGTAGTTATGAGCGTCAAATACCATGGTATCAAAGTCTAAATATGGTTGATATGTTTAATATAATAGGCTATGAGACATCTTGGATAAGCAACCAAGAGATGAGTGGAGCTTATGCTAGTGCCTCATATAGTACTTCAAAGCGTTGTGATAATGTATTTTATGTTGATTATGGTAGCTTCTATGATCCTAAAAATAAATTTGATGAGAATATTTTGTCACATATAGCCAGTATAAAGAAATCATCACAAAATAAAAGTTTTTATGCGATACATTTAATGGGAAGTCATGAGAAATACGATAGAAGATATCCAAAAGAATTTGATAAATTTAAGGCCGAAGATATAGACGTTTCATCGCTTAGTCAACGCCAAAAACAAATCAGTGCAAAGTATGTTAATAGCGTTTTTTATAACGATTATATTATTAATGAAATTTATAAAATTTTTAAAGATGATGAGAGTTTGATTATCTATTTTTCAGACCATGGCGAAACGTTATTTAAAAAGGGTAATATTATCGGACACGGCGTCATCAATCGTTTTACTCTTGAGATACCGCTGGTTTTTATCGCTAGTGATAAATTTAAACAAAACCATGCAGACATTTGGGAATTACTACAAAGAGCAAAAGATAAACCATTTATGACAGATGATATTATTCATCTATTAGCTGATATAGTCGGCGTGGAGCCACTTGAGTTTGATCCGCAAAGAAGTGTTTTAAGAGATGAGTTTAACTCAAATAGAAAGCGTATGTTTAACGGAATAGATTATGATAGCGTAAGAAAACAAGTGCCTTATAAGCAGTGA
- a CDS encoding tautomerase family protein yields the protein MPFVNIKIAAPEPTKEQKGQIIAEVTDTLVRVLGKDPTSVLVMIETLETESVGKNGVSLEELRSKK from the coding sequence ATGCCATTTGTAAATATAAAAATAGCAGCTCCTGAGCCAACAAAGGAGCAAAAAGGGCAGATAATTGCTGAAGTAACCGATACTTTGGTGCGAGTTTTAGGCAAAGACCCAACATCGGTTTTAGTGATGATAGAGACACTTGAGACTGAGAGTGTGGGCAAAAACGGAGTAAGTTTAGAAGAGTTAAGGAGTAAGAAATGA